A single Pseudodesulfovibrio aespoeensis Aspo-2 DNA region contains:
- a CDS encoding tyrosine-type recombinase/integrase, which produces MSVGKTQDGRFYVQYRVQYRNSPKREYFGKGTEAKRAARERDAEIKLMKTRNEDVRESHIYLDELAKAYIEHEKVKGRDRKFLIEVRNRLNKSFLPALNHVPVHKLKARDFDKLALEYKDLSNSSFNRYITYLNVIFNFGVEFEHIEKNPMTNWRKRVMKREKPRDLEITIDDVRAIMAHAAPHVQKAIKLILSTGCRPGKSELLRIKYSDVDFDAKRVRIRGSKTARSDRYVPLRDEFLAEIRGWQDAAESDYIVEFEGKQLNGFKKGFNAAVRRSGIGKKVVPYHLRHFFASSLLANKADIKAVASLMGHAGPDMLFKVYYHLIGDSEKEAVEKLPTL; this is translated from the coding sequence GTGAGCGTCGGGAAGACACAGGACGGACGTTTCTACGTCCAGTACAGGGTTCAGTACCGCAACAGCCCGAAACGGGAGTACTTCGGGAAAGGAACCGAGGCCAAGAGAGCGGCCAGGGAACGGGATGCCGAGATCAAGCTGATGAAGACCCGCAACGAGGACGTCAGGGAAAGCCACATCTACCTGGACGAGCTTGCCAAGGCATACATCGAGCATGAAAAAGTGAAAGGGCGTGACCGGAAGTTCCTCATAGAGGTCAGGAACCGGCTGAACAAATCCTTCCTGCCCGCGCTGAACCACGTCCCGGTCCACAAGCTCAAGGCCAGGGATTTCGACAAGCTGGCGCTGGAGTACAAGGACCTCTCCAACAGCTCCTTCAACCGCTACATCACGTACCTGAACGTCATCTTCAACTTCGGCGTGGAATTCGAGCACATCGAGAAGAACCCGATGACGAACTGGCGCAAGCGAGTGATGAAACGGGAAAAGCCCCGCGACCTGGAGATCACCATCGACGACGTCAGGGCCATCATGGCCCACGCCGCGCCGCACGTCCAAAAGGCGATCAAGCTGATCCTGAGCACCGGCTGCCGACCCGGCAAGTCCGAACTGCTCAGGATCAAGTACAGCGACGTGGACTTTGATGCCAAGCGCGTCAGGATTCGCGGCTCCAAGACGGCCAGGAGCGACCGCTACGTCCCCCTGCGCGACGAGTTCCTCGCCGAGATCAGGGGCTGGCAGGACGCTGCGGAGAGCGACTACATCGTCGAGTTCGAAGGCAAGCAGCTCAACGGCTTCAAGAAGGGGTTCAACGCCGCCGTCCGCAGATCGGGCATCGGGAAGAAGGTCGTGCCTTACCACCTGCGGCACTTCTTCGCCTCAAGCCTGCTCGCCAACAAGGCCGACATCAAGGCCGTGGCCTCGCTCATGGGCCACGCCGGACCGGACATGCTGTTCAAGGTCTACTACCACCTGATCGGCGACAGCGAGAAAGAGGCCGTGGAGAAGCTCCCCACTCTGTGA
- a CDS encoding Fic family protein: MQRTNTGEYYLSQTGEEKVRAFIPAPLPPVPPVEMEPKLVNALADTMLALGRLNSLRIAPDYGLFLYQYVRKEAVLSSKIEGTQSTLADLLAHEDSDIPGVPLDDVVEVSNYMAAMEYGRKRVMEDGFPISSRLMREIHKVLLASGRGSDKNPGEFKRSQNWLGGTRPGNAHFVPTPPHETARCIGELEKFIHDDQTGLHTLLKAGLVHVQFETIHPFLDGNGRIGRMLVPLMLMQEGILDEPTLYLSLFLKEYRSEYYAHLQAVRETGNWESWLLFFLDGVRLVALDAVHAADSLQEIYQKDRQRLVESGKNSKVVMQVHECMMIRQAANPKRISEQTGLSMPSVMRGLRTLMEMAIVEETTGRQRNTRYKYTETCALLATEIGNFSQESS; the protein is encoded by the coding sequence ATGCAAAGAACGAACACGGGCGAATACTACCTGTCACAGACGGGCGAAGAGAAGGTGCGAGCCTTCATCCCCGCCCCGCTGCCTCCGGTTCCTCCCGTCGAGATGGAGCCGAAGCTCGTAAACGCCCTAGCCGACACCATGCTCGCCCTCGGAAGGCTCAACAGCCTTCGCATCGCCCCTGACTACGGCCTATTTCTGTACCAATATGTTCGGAAGGAGGCTGTCCTCTCTTCCAAGATAGAAGGAACGCAATCGACCCTTGCCGACCTGCTCGCCCATGAGGACTCGGACATCCCAGGCGTTCCCCTGGATGATGTGGTTGAGGTCAGCAACTACATGGCGGCCATGGAATATGGCAGAAAGCGCGTCATGGAGGACGGGTTCCCCATCTCCTCGCGCTTGATGCGGGAGATCCACAAAGTGCTGCTCGCCTCTGGGCGCGGAAGCGACAAGAATCCCGGCGAATTCAAACGCTCGCAGAACTGGCTTGGCGGCACGCGTCCCGGCAACGCGCATTTCGTCCCGACACCGCCGCATGAGACCGCCAGATGCATCGGCGAACTGGAGAAATTCATCCACGACGACCAAACCGGCCTGCACACGCTCCTCAAGGCCGGGTTGGTTCACGTCCAGTTCGAGACCATTCATCCATTCTTGGACGGCAATGGACGCATTGGGCGCATGCTGGTGCCGCTCATGCTCATGCAGGAAGGCATCCTCGACGAGCCGACCCTCTACCTCAGCTTGTTTCTCAAGGAATACCGTTCCGAATACTATGCCCATCTCCAGGCAGTCCGGGAGACTGGCAACTGGGAGTCCTGGCTCCTCTTCTTTCTGGATGGGGTTCGGCTCGTCGCGCTTGACGCCGTCCATGCAGCCGACAGCCTTCAGGAGATTTATCAGAAGGACCGACAGCGTCTTGTGGAGTCGGGAAAGAACTCCAAGGTGGTCATGCAGGTGCATGAGTGCATGATGATCCGTCAAGCTGCGAACCCCAAGCGCATCAGCGAACAGACCGGCCTGTCCATGCCATCCGTCATGCGGGGCCTGCGGACCTTGATGGAAATGGCAATCGTGGAGGAAACAACCGGAAGGCAGCGCAACACCCGATACAAGTACACCGAGACCTGTGCCCTGCTGGCGACCGAAATCGGCAACTTCAGCCAGGAGTCATCGTGA
- a CDS encoding DUF5906 domain-containing protein — MTENEMTNSEKELVKTLIEEATIHTDDIPLLMGMNRRYCVVRHEGDMCIMEKTTDHEDNIVHNPFSERAFGLRHRGEMVRVLHYTKNGPAYCPKSLASFWLGWKHRSIKDSTVFDPRGSKSKYAKRFYNLWPGYAITPEKGDCSLIIAHLRDIWCNGNEEQFTYLITWFAHMFQYPWEKPNVALVVKGGKAAGKSTVFDGILLPILGTLYSKMTHQEQLVGKFNRHTLYKLLLVAEEAFWAGDKSAEGPLKAMITDKPLQAEPKGVDAFDTYTYYRIAFVSNETRVVPATKDERRFFAIRVSSDKMRDVGYFNALWKQIENGGVAAFMDYLMTWEVDRNLVFSPPRTDVLTEDILENLSAFERWAFEFLHADEDDDLIEWDAPVTTFDIYDHYKRWLKEAKELGVYVSRAEIGTQTRMTQEFKRLFGFTLAKAGGKRCFILPSREAARKVFQDKVNAKIVWRDMVVEEEGFFDETPAKPEHRGFGDLDELLED, encoded by the coding sequence ATGACTGAAAACGAAATGACCAACAGCGAGAAGGAGTTGGTCAAAACCCTCATCGAAGAGGCAACGATCCACACTGACGACATCCCGCTACTGATGGGGATGAACCGCCGTTACTGCGTTGTCAGGCACGAGGGCGACATGTGTATCATGGAGAAGACGACTGACCACGAAGACAACATCGTACACAATCCGTTCTCGGAGCGGGCGTTCGGCCTCCGACACCGAGGCGAGATGGTTAGAGTTCTCCACTACACCAAGAACGGCCCGGCATACTGCCCCAAGTCCTTGGCCTCGTTCTGGCTCGGCTGGAAGCACCGCAGTATCAAGGACAGCACCGTCTTTGATCCACGCGGCTCTAAAAGCAAGTACGCCAAGCGGTTCTACAACTTATGGCCAGGTTACGCGATCACGCCAGAAAAGGGTGACTGCTCCCTGATCATCGCCCACCTCCGTGACATCTGGTGCAACGGCAACGAGGAGCAGTTCACGTATCTGATCACTTGGTTTGCCCATATGTTCCAGTACCCGTGGGAGAAGCCGAACGTGGCCTTGGTTGTCAAGGGCGGCAAGGCAGCAGGAAAGAGCACCGTCTTTGATGGCATCCTGCTGCCAATCCTCGGAACGCTGTACAGCAAAATGACCCACCAGGAGCAGTTGGTTGGCAAGTTTAACCGCCATACGCTTTATAAGCTTCTCCTGGTTGCTGAGGAGGCGTTCTGGGCTGGTGATAAAAGCGCTGAAGGACCTCTAAAGGCGATGATCACGGACAAGCCCCTACAGGCTGAGCCGAAAGGCGTCGACGCTTTCGATACGTACACATACTATCGGATCGCTTTCGTCTCCAACGAGACCCGCGTCGTCCCGGCAACAAAGGACGAGCGTCGGTTCTTCGCCATCCGCGTGTCGAGCGACAAGATGAGGGACGTCGGCTACTTCAACGCGCTCTGGAAACAGATCGAGAACGGCGGGGTGGCCGCGTTCATGGACTACCTGATGACCTGGGAGGTCGACCGCAACCTTGTCTTCAGCCCGCCTCGCACGGACGTCCTGACCGAGGACATCCTGGAGAACCTGTCCGCATTTGAAAGATGGGCCTTCGAGTTCCTTCACGCGGACGAGGACGACGACCTGATCGAGTGGGACGCCCCGGTGACGACGTTTGACATCTACGACCACTACAAGCGGTGGCTGAAGGAGGCCAAGGAGCTTGGCGTCTACGTCAGCCGTGCAGAGATCGGCACCCAGACGAGGATGACCCAGGAGTTCAAGCGCCTGTTCGGGTTCACCTTGGCCAAGGCCGGGGGGAAGCGCTGCTTCATCCTCCCTAGCCGCGAGGCAGCTAGGAAGGTCTTCCAGGACAAGGTCAATGCGAAGATCGTTTGGCGCGACATGGTGGTCGAAGAAGAAGGGTTCTTCGACGAGACCCCCGCCAAACCCGAGCACAGAGGGTTCGGCGACCTTGACGAACTCCTAGAAGACTAG
- a CDS encoding CopG family ribbon-helix-helix protein — translation MQTTSISARFDTETLSRLDEIAKGLGKSRTAIIKDAVANYLDYDFWFREQVAKGLADLDAGKTVTHDQVKDTIRDMGYNVD, via the coding sequence ATGCAGACGACATCGATAAGCGCACGGTTTGACACTGAAACACTGAGCAGGCTGGACGAGATCGCCAAGGGGCTCGGCAAGTCAAGGACTGCCATCATCAAGGATGCTGTTGCCAACTACCTGGACTATGACTTCTGGTTCAGGGAACAGGTTGCCAAGGGCTTGGCCGATCTGGATGCTGGCAAGACCGTGACGCACGATCAGGTGAAGGACACCATCCGGGATATGGGCTACAATGTTGATTAA
- a CDS encoding type II toxin-antitoxin system RelE/ParE family toxin encodes MLIKWAESAHRDIAAILRYFIEIQEKDVGQHLVKRLFATVDILAEFPNSGRPGQVKGTRELVIPDQSYVLVYKVTDHVEIARVLHSRQRWP; translated from the coding sequence ATGTTGATTAAATGGGCGGAGAGCGCCCATCGGGACATTGCTGCCATCCTGAGATATTTCATCGAGATTCAGGAAAAGGACGTCGGTCAGCACCTCGTCAAGAGGCTCTTCGCTACAGTCGATATCCTCGCCGAATTCCCCAACTCTGGCCGCCCAGGTCAAGTGAAGGGAACCCGCGAGCTGGTGATCCCCGACCAATCGTATGTTTTGGTGTACAAGGTCACCGACCACGTCGAGATTGCCCGAGTGCTCCACTCCCGCCAGAGATGGCCGTAG
- a CDS encoding Fic/DOC family protein has product MTTRYAHKDGYTYDDSPVLKNLAGHRTQEDLDKFERISVAIRMMEAPPDGDFDYPHLKRIHHHLFQDVYDWAGDERNVSISKGATQFCNPRFIASFVTGLLSELAEENHLRAIPAEDFVDRAAHYMLELNMAHPFREGNGRACRYFLFLLAQNAGYGLDGERLENGWLDASIKGVSGDKSPMRGLIAQAIILYED; this is encoded by the coding sequence ATGACAACGCGCTACGCCCATAAAGATGGCTACACATACGACGATTCGCCTGTCCTGAAGAATTTGGCTGGTCATCGGACCCAAGAAGACCTGGACAAATTCGAACGAATTTCAGTCGCCATCCGCATGATGGAGGCTCCTCCTGACGGCGATTTCGACTACCCCCACCTCAAGCGCATCCACCACCACTTGTTTCAAGATGTCTATGATTGGGCGGGCGATGAGCGCAATGTCTCGATCAGCAAGGGCGCAACCCAATTCTGCAATCCGCGCTTCATAGCCAGCTTCGTGACAGGCCTCTTGTCTGAACTGGCGGAGGAAAACCACCTCAGAGCTATCCCTGCCGAGGATTTTGTGGACCGGGCTGCCCACTACATGCTGGAACTCAACATGGCTCATCCCTTTAGGGAAGGAAATGGACGAGCCTGCCGTTATTTCCTGTTTCTGCTGGCTCAGAATGCTGGATATGGGCTTGATGGAGAAAGGCTGGAAAATGGATGGCTGGACGCGTCCATCAAGGGAGTGTCAGGCGACAAGTCCCCCATGCGTGGTCTTATCGCGCAAGCCATCATCCTCTATGAGGATTAG
- a CDS encoding helix-turn-helix domain-containing protein yields MDDILLKLGKRIRELRKKKELSQSRLAEMAGLNDKYLGEVERGSNNISVKNLGQIAAALGVETYELLDGAHEYEIDRKDITQKLHAIIEAASDEDLCAIYGFASDIVA; encoded by the coding sequence ATGGACGACATCCTGCTCAAGCTCGGCAAACGGATTCGAGAGCTTCGCAAGAAAAAGGAGCTGTCGCAAAGCAGGCTGGCCGAGATGGCCGGGCTCAACGACAAGTATCTCGGCGAGGTGGAGAGGGGATCGAACAACATCTCGGTCAAGAACCTCGGCCAGATCGCCGCTGCTCTCGGCGTGGAGACCTACGAGCTGCTCGACGGCGCGCATGAGTACGAGATCGACCGAAAGGACATCACCCAGAAGCTTCACGCGATCATCGAGGCAGCGTCTGATGAGGATCTCTGCGCCATCTACGGCTTTGCCTCGGACATCGTCGCCTGA
- a CDS encoding type 2 periplasmic-binding domain-containing protein — translation MTNFLSMTKGKLVNDGLQPTDKAKLVLLTESENAQPSFLLILENLGLHACLEAMGTAPYEHEDLVDRTLRLLAVDAAYRAMPLWEDANIAQDGLKELVGMAHLHAHGEVEYEELQDLLWETAQPILGDNVADSAFSTRDARDCALLTGSHNLIPALYKAAEAARTQHGAMARICAYSGKGSREMALQWAWKQGSPISFGGAFGATSKHVLAAVEAEVWQVAYTIADELLTLIESEGMKITAKEMEGFLLEALASAAKDIAHEVVHKGARRVIEAVMAARTYDEAQRLAKDAAQGFFRDACARPDLYEQLAIGRTTLAVACYDFEDHDTFAICHTLHYLHEGSFHKVHPLRPKSDEIAKRVALDARKQLCLEQVADAAAGSYAGKRETDAQAAVLARLLAEDQ, via the coding sequence ATGACAAATTTCCTTTCGATGACAAAGGGCAAGCTGGTCAACGACGGCTTGCAGCCCACGGACAAGGCCAAGCTCGTCCTCCTGACCGAGTCCGAGAATGCCCAGCCGTCATTTCTATTAATCCTTGAGAACCTTGGGCTCCACGCCTGCCTGGAGGCCATGGGCACCGCCCCATACGAGCACGAGGATCTCGTCGACAGGACGCTCAGGCTCCTCGCCGTCGACGCGGCCTATCGCGCCATGCCTCTGTGGGAGGACGCCAACATCGCCCAGGACGGCCTCAAGGAGCTCGTGGGCATGGCCCACCTCCACGCCCACGGCGAGGTCGAGTACGAGGAGCTTCAGGATCTGCTCTGGGAAACGGCCCAGCCGATACTGGGCGACAATGTCGCTGACTCGGCGTTCTCGACTCGCGACGCGCGGGACTGCGCCCTGCTGACAGGCTCGCACAACCTGATCCCCGCGCTGTACAAGGCGGCTGAAGCCGCCAGAACGCAACATGGAGCCATGGCCAGGATCTGCGCTTACAGCGGCAAGGGCAGCCGGGAGATGGCCCTGCAGTGGGCCTGGAAGCAAGGCAGCCCGATATCGTTCGGCGGGGCGTTCGGAGCCACATCCAAGCACGTCCTGGCAGCCGTAGAGGCCGAGGTGTGGCAGGTCGCCTACACCATCGCCGATGAGTTGCTCACGCTCATCGAGTCCGAAGGCATGAAGATCACGGCCAAGGAGATGGAGGGCTTCCTCCTGGAAGCCCTGGCGTCAGCGGCAAAGGACATCGCGCACGAGGTCGTGCACAAGGGCGCGCGCAGGGTGATCGAGGCGGTGATGGCCGCACGGACCTACGATGAGGCGCAACGGTTGGCGAAAGACGCCGCGCAGGGCTTCTTCAGGGACGCCTGCGCCAGGCCGGACCTGTACGAGCAATTGGCGATCGGCAGGACCACGCTCGCGGTCGCCTGCTACGACTTCGAGGACCACGACACCTTCGCGATCTGCCACACCCTGCACTATCTGCACGAAGGGAGCTTTCACAAGGTCCACCCGCTGCGTCCAAAGTCGGACGAGATCGCGAAAAGGGTCGCCCTGGACGCCAGGAAGCAGCTTTGCCTTGAGCAGGTGGCAGACGCCGCTGCCGGAAGCTACGCCGGGAAGCGTGAGACAGACGCCCAGGCGGCGGTCTTGGCGCGGCTCCTGGCTGAAGATCAATAG
- a CDS encoding helix-turn-helix domain-containing protein yields the protein MGRPITVERQFYTQKEAAEYCGYSVVKFRQFAKDYDIPRCGPKRDRYRKEDLDDFMTDPASFHNPIRSRRPGFVPVEV from the coding sequence ATGGGCAGACCCATCACCGTCGAGAGGCAGTTCTACACCCAGAAGGAGGCCGCAGAGTACTGCGGCTACAGCGTCGTCAAGTTCAGGCAGTTCGCCAAGGACTACGACATCCCGAGGTGCGGCCCCAAGCGGGACCGCTATCGCAAGGAGGACCTGGACGACTTCATGACCGACCCGGCCAGCTTCCACAACCCGATCCGCTCCCGCAGGCCCGGCTTCGTTCCAGTGGAGGTCTAG
- a CDS encoding TM2 domain-containing protein: MTQGTTEQAAGQGQTINVNVNSGGGSRYMTMSSEKRRKTALLLCLALGLFGGHLFYVGRYGKGLLYAMTGGLFVIGPIMDTIAISSGSFKDNAGAPLREW, from the coding sequence ATGACGCAAGGGACCACGGAGCAGGCAGCGGGCCAGGGGCAGACCATCAACGTTAACGTGAACTCGGGCGGCGGCAGCCGATACATGACCATGTCGTCCGAGAAGCGCAGGAAGACCGCGCTTCTCCTGTGCCTCGCGCTGGGACTTTTTGGAGGCCATCTGTTTTATGTCGGCAGGTACGGCAAGGGTCTGCTCTACGCCATGACCGGAGGCCTCTTTGTCATTGGCCCGATCATGGACACCATCGCCATCTCAAGCGGGAGCTTCAAGGACAACGCAGGAGCGCCGCTCAGGGAGTGGTAG
- a CDS encoding tyrosine-type recombinase/integrase translates to MTKRNPNHPAKGSSTMVEPIRSLDAISAIKTMLGDKPRDLLLFVMATNNGIRCGDLLRLKVGDLRGKRVDDIITIKESKTGKTNILAVNDSVHHALTRYLASGSLNDGAYLFRSKKGENAPLTIQSVNRMVKSWCREAGLDGNYGAHSLRKTFGYVQRVHFGVGFEVLCKRFNHASPSVTMRYLGISDTEVVGILRNSI, encoded by the coding sequence ATGACCAAAAGGAACCCAAACCATCCCGCCAAGGGGAGTTCCACCATGGTCGAGCCCATCCGCTCCCTTGACGCCATCTCGGCCATCAAGACGATGCTCGGCGACAAGCCCCGCGACCTGCTCCTCTTCGTCATGGCGACCAACAACGGCATCCGTTGCGGCGACCTGCTCAGGCTCAAGGTGGGCGACCTGCGCGGCAAGAGGGTCGACGACATCATCACCATCAAGGAGTCCAAGACGGGCAAGACCAACATCCTCGCCGTCAACGACTCCGTCCACCACGCGCTGACCCGGTACCTGGCATCCGGCTCGCTCAACGACGGGGCATACCTGTTCCGATCCAAAAAGGGCGAGAACGCGCCCCTGACCATCCAGTCGGTCAATCGCATGGTGAAGTCGTGGTGCCGCGAGGCTGGCCTTGACGGCAACTACGGAGCCCACAGCCTGCGCAAGACCTTCGGCTACGTCCAGCGCGTCCACTTCGGGGTCGGGTTCGAGGTGCTCTGCAAACGCTTCAACCACGCCTCGCCCAGCGTGACCATGCGCTACCTCGGCATCAGCGACACCGAGGTGGTCGGCATCCTGAGAAATTCGATCTGA